From Pandoraea vervacti, the proteins below share one genomic window:
- a CDS encoding flagellin, whose translation MASVINTNIFSLVAQRNLSSSQGALQTSITRLSSGLRINSAADDAAGLAITDRMSAQVNGLTQAQRNANDGISLVQTAAGALSSITDNLQRIRTLAVQATNATNSDSDRAALDQEVQQRLAEINRTASQTQFNGLSVLNGTMGVANFQVGANAGQTISVDLSQSMTTQSIGAVAQANSTTNPLSFTIAAGDLTIQDGTGTAQNVAAGTYNNANELAAAINTAGAKAGFTANIASVNSSGQLVIANTDPGAGLTVGGTAQTTLGLPATIAAGGAAVTSTGVASQFQTTLSTGDLTFTVNGVAHDITGTFKNSSDLATAINSANIGINAFIDTTGAMHISSGQSFKISSTNAATPSTLTQLGLTAGTYTTSGSLATADVTSVNSATLMLSQIDAAINTVDSFNAKLGATQNRFQSTISSLSTTTQNLTQARSGVQDTDYAAETANLTRSQILQQAGISMLSQANQLPQQVLKLLQ comes from the coding sequence ATGGCATCTGTCATCAATACCAATATCTTCTCGCTGGTTGCTCAACGTAACCTGAGCTCGTCGCAAGGCGCGCTGCAAACCTCGATCACGCGTCTGTCGTCGGGTCTGCGCATCAACAGCGCTGCTGACGATGCTGCCGGTCTGGCCATTACCGACCGTATGTCGGCACAGGTCAACGGTCTGACGCAAGCCCAGCGCAACGCCAACGACGGTATCTCGCTGGTGCAAACCGCTGCGGGCGCCCTGTCGTCGATCACCGACAACCTGCAACGCATCCGCACGCTGGCCGTTCAGGCAACCAACGCCACGAACTCGGATTCGGACCGTGCCGCACTGGACCAGGAAGTCCAACAGCGTCTGGCTGAAATCAACCGTACGGCTTCGCAAACCCAGTTCAACGGTCTGTCGGTGCTCAACGGCACGATGGGCGTGGCGAACTTCCAGGTTGGCGCCAACGCCGGCCAGACCATCTCGGTCGACCTGTCGCAAAGCATGACCACGCAAAGCATCGGCGCCGTGGCTCAAGCCAACTCGACGACCAACCCGCTGTCGTTCACGATCGCTGCTGGCGACCTGACGATTCAAGACGGTACGGGCACAGCACAGAACGTTGCCGCCGGCACGTACAACAACGCCAACGAACTGGCTGCCGCCATCAACACGGCCGGCGCCAAGGCAGGCTTCACGGCGAACATCGCTTCGGTGAACTCGTCGGGTCAGCTGGTCATCGCCAACACGGATCCGGGCGCTGGCCTGACCGTCGGCGGTACGGCACAAACGACCCTGGGTCTGCCGGCTACGATCGCCGCAGGCGGTGCAGCGGTCACGTCGACCGGTGTGGCTTCGCAGTTCCAGACCACGCTGTCGACCGGCGACCTGACCTTCACGGTCAACGGCGTTGCCCACGACATCACCGGCACGTTCAAGAACTCGTCGGACCTGGCCACCGCGATCAACTCGGCGAACATCGGCATCAACGCGTTCATCGATACGACCGGCGCAATGCACATCAGCTCGGGCCAGTCGTTCAAGATCTCGTCGACCAACGCTGCCACGCCGAGCACCCTGACGCAGCTCGGCCTGACCGCCGGCACGTACACGACGTCGGGCAGCCTGGCGACCGCAGACGTGACGTCGGTCAACAGCGCCACGTTGATGCTGTCGCAGATCGACGCAGCCATCAACACGGTCGACTCGTTCAACGCAAAGCTGGGTGCTACGCAAAACCGCTTCCAGTCGACGATCTCGAGCCTGTCGACCACGACGCAAAACCTGACGCAGGCGCGTTCGGGCGTGCAAGACACGGACTACGCAGCGGAAACGGCTAACCTGACCCGCTCGCAGATCCTGCAACAAGCCGGTATCTCGATGCTGTCGCAAGCCAACCAGCTGCCGCAGCAAGTGCTCAAGCTCCTCCAGTAA